Below is a genomic region from Deltaproteobacteria bacterium.
TTGTTGGTATCCTTGTAGTTTTTGGTATGGTTTTTGGCGGCTTTATATTGGCCGGTGGTCATATGCACATCATTTTTATTGCGGCACCCTTGGAGCTTATGATTATCGGGGGAGCGGCTTTAGGAGCTTACATCATAGCTAATCCAGTTAAAATTATTAAGATGGGCATGAAGTTAGGAATGAAAGCGATGACGGCGAAGGGGCCTCAGAAAAAAGATTTTTTGGAGCTGATGCAATTAATGTTTCAGCTTTTTCAAGTTTTCAGAAAAGAAGGTCCTCAGGGAATTGAAAAACATATCGAAGAGCCAGAGAAAAGTGAGATATTTAAAGCGTATCCTGGTTTTATGCATAACCATCATGCTGTGCACTTTTTGTGTGATACGATGAAAATTACTCTTTCTGCGGAATTATCTCCCTATGATGTGGATGATCTTTTGGATGGCGATATTAAAGCTATACACGCTGAAGAACATCTAGCAATGCATGCGGTTCAGGCCGTGGCAGATGGATTTCCAGGTCTGGGGATTGTTGCTGCGGTTCTTGGGATCGTGAAAACAATGTCGCATTTGACGGAAGGGACAGAGGTTATCGGAACGCTGGTTGCCAAAGCCCTTGTGGGAACGATGTTGGGGGTTTTTGGAGCTTACGGTATGATTGGGCCGACGGCGACCAAAATGGCTGCTGATATTGAAGCAGAGGGAAGATATTTAGCTTGTATTAAGGCGGCGATGGTGGCTTTGCAAAGAGGGGCACCTCCCTTGGTTTGTGTTGAGTACGCAAGAAGAACTATCATGCCAGAAGAAAGACCGTCTTTCGACGAAATGGATAAGGCAACAAAAGAAATTAAAAAGGCTGCCTAA
It encodes:
- the motA gene encoding flagellar motor stator protein MotA is translated as MGFVGILVVFGMVFGGFILAGGHMHIIFIAAPLELMIIGGAALGAYIIANPVKIIKMGMKLGMKAMTAKGPQKKDFLELMQLMFQLFQVFRKEGPQGIEKHIEEPEKSEIFKAYPGFMHNHHAVHFLCDTMKITLSAELSPYDVDDLLDGDIKAIHAEEHLAMHAVQAVADGFPGLGIVAAVLGIVKTMSHLTEGTEVIGTLVAKALVGTMLGVFGAYGMIGPTATKMAADIEAEGRYLACIKAAMVALQRGAPPLVCVEYARRTIMPEERPSFDEMDKATKEIKKAA